The DNA segment GCGATCGTCACCGTGGTTTCGACGCTGCTGAACCCGGTGTTCGACCGTCTGGTGCCGGTGTCGGTGCCGATCCTGGCCGGCCCGATCGCCCTGTGCGCGATGTTCGGTGGCCGATCGGCGTGGCGCGTCATCCGCGACCGCACCCTTCGCCCCGATGCGGAGACCGCAAAGCGTGTCGTCGTGTTCGGCGCCGGCGAGGGCGGGGCCGGGCTGATCCGGTCGATGCTGAACAATCCCAACTCGCCCTATGTCCCGGTGGCGTTGTTGGACGACAGCCCCGACGTGCGCAACCTGTGGATCCGGTCGGTGCCCGTCGAGGGCGGCCGCGACGACCTCGCCGAGGTGGCGAAACGCCACGGGGCGACCGGGCTGGTGATCGCCATTCCGAGCGCGTCGGGCGACCTGATTCGCGAGTTGGTGGCACGCGCCGACGAGGCACACCTGACCACGATGGTGCTTCCCCCGGTTGGTGAACTGTTGGGTCAGCTTCCGTCGGTGGGCGACGTTCGCCCCCTCACCGAGGCCGATCTGCTGGGCCGACGTGAGTTGAACACCGACATCGAGTCCGTGGCCGGCTACCTGACCGGCCGGCGGGTACTGGTGACCGGCGCCGGCGGATCGATCGGTTCGGAGTTGTGCCGCCAGATCGTGCGGTTCGCACCCGAGTCGCTCGTCATGTTGGACCGCGACGAGTCGGCGTTGCAGGCGGTGCAGGTGTCGATCGAGGGCCGCGGGCTGCTCGATTCGCGCAACCTCGTCGTGGCGTCGATCCGCGACCTCGACCGGATGATCGAGGTGTTCGAGGAGCACCAGCCCGACGTCGTGTTCCACGCCGCGGCGCTCAAGCACCTGTCCCTGCTCGAGATGCACCCCGAGGAGGGGTTCAAGACCAACGTGTTGGGCACCTACAACATGTTGGAAGTGGCGAAGCGC comes from the Microthrixaceae bacterium genome and includes:
- a CDS encoding polysaccharide biosynthesis protein; the encoded protein is MTFSTALVRFRFALQALFDATSWFVAIMAATLLRYDFDPSRIDFVSVARFGLGIGLFQVVVGRFIGLYIHRWRYGTFEEVAAAIRSAAIVTVVSTLLNPVFDRLVPVSVPILAGPIALCAMFGGRSAWRVIRDRTLRPDAETAKRVVVFGAGEGGAGLIRSMLNNPNSPYVPVALLDDSPDVRNLWIRSVPVEGGRDDLAEVAKRHGATGLVIAIPSASGDLIRELVARADEAHLTTMVLPPVGELLGQLPSVGDVRPLTEADLLGRRELNTDIESVAGYLTGRRVLVTGAGGSIGSELCRQIVRFAPESLVMLDRDESALQAVQVSIEGRGLLDSRNLVVASIRDLDRMIEVFEEHQPDVVFHAAALKHLSLLEMHPEEGFKTNVLGTYNMLEVAKRFGVSTFVNISTDKAADASSVLGRTKRLAERLTAHYAVGSDQSYLSVRFGNVLGSRGSVIPLFRAQIARGGPVTVTHPDVTRFFMTIEEACQLVIQAGASSASGEVLVLDMGEPVKITDLANRLIAESDRPIDIVYTGLRPGEKLHEVLFGPDEEAQARTSEHPLISRVPVPALDPALLHDHIAEAALPVRPATPVTPVRGTE